From Phyllopteryx taeniolatus isolate TA_2022b chromosome 18, UOR_Ptae_1.2, whole genome shotgun sequence, the proteins below share one genomic window:
- the nek2 gene encoding serine/threonine-protein kinase Nek2, whose translation MPSSVGDYEVLLTIGSGSYGRCQKIRRKSDGKILVWKELDYGTMAESEKQMLVSEVNLLRELKHPNIVRYYDRIIDRTNTMLYIVMEYCEGGDLASLIARCIRERRYLDERFVLRVTVQLMLALKECHRRSDGRPTVLHRDLKPANIFLDVKHNVKLGDFGLARILNHDTSFAKTFVGTPYYMSPEQMNQMSYNEKSDIWSLGCLLYELCALSPPFTAYNQKELAVKIREGKFNRIPYRYSEEINTLLKKMLNLKDYLRPSVESILQSSLLAEAVDEEQRKVKRQLQRRSKASDGAPEKPTEASPSVAELRLREQALQEREKALQEREEMLERREYEMCVREHLAAEKLLRAESLLKNFHVEHQREQTPLHNNGIGVWEHCSPGKKRVHFAGPNKENSQLYHSVTVPPRDYFVSRHAQILTDVEKACQILGFRI comes from the exons ATGCCGTCCAGTGTTGGTGACTACGAGGTGCTGCTCACCATTGGGTCCGGTTCTTACGGAAGATGTCAGAAAATAAGGCGAAAGTCTGACGGCAAA ATTCTGGTGTGGAAGGAGCTGGATTATGGCACAATGGCCGAGAGCGAGAAGCAGATGCTGGTGTCGGAGGTGAATCTCCTTAGGGAGTTGAAGCATCCCAACATCGTGAGATACTACGACCGCATCATCGACCGCACCAACACCATGCTGTACATCGTCATGGAGTACTGCGAGGGCGGCGACCTGGCCAGCCTCATTGCCCGATGCATCAGGGAAAG ACGTTATTTGGACGAAAGGTTCGTCCTGCGCGTCACGGTACAGCTCATGTTGGCGCTGAAGGAGTGCCACAGGCGGAGCGACGGCAGGCCCACCGTCCTTCACCGGGACTTGAAACCGGCCAACATCTTCCTGGACGTCAAGCACAATGTGAAGTTGGGCGACTTTGGCTTGGCCCGGATCCTCAACCACGACACCAGTTTCGCCAAGACATTTGTCGGAACGCCGTACTATATGTCTCCT GAGCAAATGAACCAGATGTCATACAATGAAAAGTCTGATATCTGGTCACTGGGCTGTTTGTTGTACGAACTGTGTGCCCTATC GCCCCCCTTTACTGCCTACAACCAAAAAGAGTTGGCCGTCAAGATCCGAGAGGGCAAGTTCAACAGAATCCCGTACCGATACTCCGAAGAAATAAACACCCTCCTCAAGAAAATGCTCAACTTGAAG GACTATCTGAGGCCATCTGTGGAATCCATCCTCCAGAGCAGCCTGCTGGCCGAAGCAGTCGACGAAGAACAGAGGAAGGTAAAGCGGCAGCTTCAGAGACGGTCAAAAGCCTCTGACGGTGCTCCCGAAAAGCCCACAGAAGCATCACCGTCTGTCGCAGAGCTCAGGCTTCGAGAGCAGGCGCTGCAAGAGCGTGAAAAGGCGCTGCAAGAACGTGAGGAGATGCTGGAGC gaCGGGAATATGAGATGTGTGTCCGCGAACACCTTGCAGCCGAGAAACTATTAAG AGCGGAGAGTTTATTAAAGAATTTCCATGTGGAGCATCAGAGGGAGCAGACCCCCCTTCATAATAACGGCATAG GTGTCTGGGAGCATTGCTCCCCGGGCAAGAAGAGGGTCCACTTTGCAGGCCCCAACAAGGAGAACAGTCAGCTGTATCATTCTGTGACGGTGCCGCCGCGGGACTACTTTGTCAGTCGACACGCTCAAATCCTGACTGACGTGGAAAAAGCCTGTCAGATCCTCGGCTTCCGCATCTGA